The Paraburkholderia sp. SOS3 genome includes a region encoding these proteins:
- a CDS encoding type II toxin-antitoxin system RelE/ParE family toxin, with protein MNREKEIRWVGSSYDDLLAFPEEARRQAGFQLSKVQAGLDPDNWKPFDRVGAGTREIRIHEAEGVFRVMYVAKFVEAIYVLHCFQKQTQATSKQDREIAEARYRALANVRKA; from the coding sequence ATGAATCGGGAAAAAGAGATTCGCTGGGTTGGCTCCAGCTATGACGACCTTCTGGCGTTTCCAGAGGAAGCACGGCGGCAAGCAGGTTTTCAGCTTTCCAAAGTACAAGCCGGACTTGACCCGGACAACTGGAAACCCTTTGATCGGGTCGGTGCAGGAACGCGCGAAATTCGCATTCACGAAGCAGAAGGCGTATTTCGCGTCATGTATGTCGCAAAGTTCGTCGAAGCCATCTATGTGCTGCATTGTTTCCAGAAGCAGACGCAGGCAACGAGCAAACAGGACAGAGAAATCGCCGAAGCGCGTTATCGTGCCTTGGCAAATGTTAGGAAGGCATAG
- a CDS encoding FAD-binding oxidoreductase yields the protein MNHPAPPAAMRRPFPAELLGALQSAFGERVSTAEAVRTNHGRDESPFDPQLPDAVVFARNAEDVQTIVRLCARYDVPVIPYGNGSSLEGHLLAVQGGVSIDLAEMNRVLSINAEDLTVTVEPGISRKQLNEALRGTGLFFPIDPGADASIGGMTATRASGTNAVRYGTMRENVLGLCAVLADGRLIRTGTHARKSSAGYDLTRLFVGSEGTLGVVTEITLRLYPLPEAVSAAVCTFASMESAVRAVIETIQMGVPIARVEFVDALAIRAINRHSNLTLREASTLFFEFHGTQAGVKEQAELVQEIAAQNTGEGFEWATRPEDRSRLWNARHNAYFAMLQLKPGCRAVTTDVCVPISRLAECVVETEQDLKASTLPCPIVGHVGDGNFHVAMLIDPQRPEEFAEAERLNHRIVKRALRMNGTCTGEHGVGLHKIDFLVEEAGPVAIDTMRAIKHALDPRNLMNPGKIFSWAA from the coding sequence GTGAACCATCCCGCGCCGCCCGCCGCCATGCGCCGTCCCTTCCCCGCCGAGTTGCTCGGCGCGCTGCAATCCGCATTCGGCGAACGTGTCTCGACCGCCGAAGCGGTCCGCACCAATCACGGCCGCGACGAATCGCCGTTCGATCCGCAACTGCCGGATGCCGTCGTCTTCGCACGCAACGCCGAAGACGTGCAAACCATCGTCCGGCTCTGCGCTCGGTACGACGTACCGGTCATTCCTTACGGCAATGGCTCGTCGCTCGAAGGTCACCTGCTCGCGGTGCAAGGCGGCGTGTCGATCGACCTTGCCGAAATGAACCGCGTGCTGTCGATCAATGCGGAAGACCTGACGGTAACCGTCGAGCCCGGCATTTCGCGCAAGCAGCTCAATGAAGCGTTGCGCGGCACCGGCCTGTTCTTTCCGATCGATCCCGGCGCCGACGCAAGCATCGGCGGCATGACCGCGACGCGGGCATCGGGCACGAACGCGGTGCGCTACGGCACGATGCGCGAAAACGTGCTCGGCCTGTGCGCGGTGCTCGCCGACGGCCGCCTGATCCGCACGGGCACGCACGCGCGCAAGTCGTCGGCGGGCTACGATCTGACGCGTCTTTTCGTCGGCTCGGAAGGCACGCTCGGTGTCGTCACCGAAATCACATTGCGGCTCTATCCGCTACCGGAAGCCGTGTCCGCCGCGGTGTGCACGTTTGCGTCGATGGAAAGCGCCGTGCGCGCGGTCATCGAAACGATCCAGATGGGCGTGCCGATTGCGCGCGTCGAGTTTGTCGATGCGCTCGCGATCCGCGCCATCAACCGCCATTCGAATCTGACGCTGCGCGAAGCGTCGACGCTGTTCTTCGAGTTTCACGGCACGCAAGCGGGCGTGAAGGAACAGGCCGAACTCGTGCAGGAAATCGCCGCCCAGAATACAGGTGAAGGCTTCGAATGGGCGACGCGCCCCGAGGACCGCAGCCGCCTGTGGAACGCGAGGCATAACGCGTACTTCGCGATGTTGCAGTTGAAGCCTGGCTGCCGCGCGGTCACCACCGATGTATGCGTGCCGATTTCACGGCTCGCCGAATGCGTGGTCGAAACGGAGCAGGACCTGAAGGCGTCGACGCTGCCGTGCCCGATCGTCGGACACGTGGGCGACGGCAACTTCCACGTCGCGATGCTGATCGATCCGCAGCGGCCCGAGGAGTTCGCCGAAGCCGAGCGCCTGAACCATCGCATCGTCAAGCGCGCCTTGCGAATGAACGGCACCTGCACGGGCGAACATGGCGTGGGCCTGCACAAGATCGATTTTCTCGTCGAGGAAGCGGGCCCGGTTGCGATCGACACGATGCGTGCGATCAAGCACGCGCTCGACCCGCGCAATCTGATGAATCCGGGCAAGATATTTTCGTGGGCGGCATAG
- the tldD gene encoding metalloprotease TldD: MNIIEPSIRNLATAKDVLLTPYGLDEALLTRTLAEIFTHRVDYADLYFQATRSEAWSLEEGIVKSGSFSIDQGVGVRAVSGDRTAFAYSDDLSPDAIRQAAIATRAIAKSGGGKQKIKAASALTGVAGRDLYLPSDPLHSLDATAKVKLLERIEQMARGRDPRITQVMAGLAGEYDVVLVARSDGALAADIRPLVRVSVTVIAEQNGRREIGTGGGGGRFDYGYFTDDVLSRYVDDAVHAALVNLDARPAPAGAMTVVLGPGWPGVLLHEAIGHGLEGDFNRKGSSAFAGRIGEQVAARGVTVVDDGTLPNRRGSLNIDDEGNATQCTTLIEDGILKGYIQDTLNARLMKMPVTGNARRESYAALPMPRMTNTYMLNGDKDPQEIIASVKNGLYAVNFGGGQVDITNGKFVFSASEAYMIENGKISYPVKGATLIGSGPESLKYVSMIGNDMSLDTGVGVCGKEGQSVPVGVGQPTLRIDRMTVGGTV, encoded by the coding sequence ATGAACATCATCGAACCCAGCATCCGTAATCTCGCGACGGCCAAGGACGTTCTTCTCACGCCCTACGGCCTCGACGAAGCCCTGCTGACCCGCACGCTCGCCGAGATCTTCACGCATCGCGTCGATTACGCGGACCTTTACTTCCAGGCTACGCGCAGCGAAGCGTGGAGTCTCGAGGAAGGCATCGTCAAATCCGGCAGCTTCAGCATCGACCAGGGTGTCGGCGTGCGCGCCGTGTCCGGCGACCGCACCGCATTTGCGTATTCGGACGATCTCTCGCCCGACGCGATCCGCCAGGCCGCGATCGCCACGCGCGCGATCGCGAAAAGCGGCGGCGGCAAGCAGAAGATCAAGGCAGCTTCGGCGCTGACGGGCGTGGCGGGCCGCGATCTGTATCTGCCATCCGATCCGCTGCATTCGCTCGACGCAACGGCCAAGGTCAAGCTGCTCGAGCGCATCGAACAGATGGCGCGCGGCCGCGACCCGCGCATCACGCAGGTGATGGCGGGCCTCGCCGGCGAATACGACGTCGTGCTCGTCGCACGCAGCGACGGCGCGCTCGCGGCGGACATCCGGCCGCTCGTGCGTGTGTCGGTAACGGTGATCGCGGAACAGAACGGCCGCCGCGAAATCGGCACGGGCGGCGGCGGCGGCCGCTTCGACTACGGCTACTTCACCGACGATGTCCTCTCGCGCTACGTCGACGACGCCGTGCATGCGGCGCTCGTGAACCTCGACGCGCGTCCGGCGCCGGCCGGCGCCATGACCGTCGTGCTCGGGCCGGGCTGGCCGGGCGTGCTGCTGCACGAGGCAATTGGCCACGGGCTCGAGGGCGACTTCAACCGCAAGGGTTCGTCGGCGTTCGCGGGCCGCATCGGCGAGCAGGTCGCAGCCAGGGGCGTGACGGTCGTGGACGACGGCACGCTGCCGAACCGCCGCGGCTCGCTCAATATCGACGACGAAGGCAATGCGACGCAGTGCACGACGCTGATCGAAGACGGCATTCTGAAGGGCTACATTCAGGACACGCTGAACGCGCGCCTGATGAAGATGCCGGTAACGGGCAATGCGCGCCGCGAATCGTACGCCGCGTTGCCGATGCCGCGCATGACCAACACTTACATGCTGAACGGCGACAAGGATCCGCAGGAAATCATCGCGTCAGTGAAGAACGGCCTCTATGCGGTGAACTTCGGCGGCGGCCAGGTCGACATCACGAACGGCAAGTTCGTGTTCTCGGCGTCCGAAGCGTACATGATCGAGAACGGCAAGATCAGCTATCCGGTGAAGGGCGCGACGCTGATCGGCAGCGGCCCCGAGTCGCTCAAATACGTGAGCATGATCGGCAACGACATGTCGCTCGATACCGGCGTCGGCGTGTGCGGCAAGGAAGGCCAGAGCGTGCCGGTCGGCGTCGGCCAGCCGACGCTGCGCATCGACCGGATGACGGTCGGCGGAACAGTCTGA
- the aroG gene encoding 3-deoxy-7-phosphoheptulonate synthase AroG, translating to MPPHNTDDVRIRELKELTPPAHLIREFPCSEKESDLIFNTRQALHRILHGMDDRLIVIIGPCSIHDPKAALEYAGRLIEQRKRLAGELEIVMRVYFEKPRTTVGWKGLINDPHLDNSFKINDGLRAARELLLHINELGLPAGSEFLDMISPQYIADLVSWGAIGARTTESQVHRELASGLSCPVGFKNGTDGNVKIAVDAIKAASQPHHFLSVTKGGHSAIVSTAGNEDCHIILRGGKAPNYDAQSVDVACADIGKAGLAARLMIDASHANSSKKHENQIPVCADIGRQIAGGDERIVGVMVESHLVAGRQDLQEGCALTYGQSITDACIGWDESIGVLDGLAEAVRQRRIARGSGN from the coding sequence ATGCCCCCGCACAATACCGACGATGTCCGAATTCGCGAATTGAAGGAACTTACCCCGCCCGCGCACCTGATCCGCGAATTCCCGTGCAGCGAAAAGGAATCGGACCTGATCTTCAACACGCGGCAGGCATTGCATCGCATCCTGCACGGCATGGACGACCGGTTGATCGTCATCATCGGTCCGTGCTCGATTCATGACCCGAAAGCGGCACTCGAGTATGCCGGGCGTCTCATCGAACAGCGCAAACGCCTTGCGGGCGAACTCGAGATCGTGATGCGCGTGTATTTCGAGAAGCCGCGCACGACGGTCGGCTGGAAGGGTCTTATCAACGACCCGCATCTCGACAACAGTTTCAAGATCAACGACGGCCTGCGCGCCGCGCGCGAACTGCTGCTGCATATCAATGAGCTCGGTCTGCCGGCCGGCAGCGAGTTTCTCGACATGATCAGCCCGCAGTACATCGCCGACCTGGTCTCGTGGGGCGCGATCGGCGCGCGCACCACGGAATCGCAAGTGCATCGCGAACTCGCTTCGGGGCTCTCGTGTCCGGTGGGCTTCAAGAACGGCACGGACGGCAATGTGAAGATCGCCGTCGACGCGATCAAGGCGGCGTCGCAGCCGCACCACTTCCTTTCCGTGACGAAGGGCGGCCATTCGGCGATCGTGTCGACCGCGGGCAACGAAGATTGCCACATCATCCTGCGCGGCGGCAAAGCGCCGAACTACGATGCGCAAAGCGTCGATGTCGCGTGTGCGGACATCGGCAAGGCCGGTCTCGCCGCGCGACTGATGATCGACGCAAGCCATGCAAACAGCTCGAAGAAGCACGAGAACCAGATCCCGGTTTGCGCCGATATCGGTCGCCAGATCGCGGGCGGCGATGAGCGCATCGTCGGCGTGATGGTCGAGTCGCATCTGGTTGCCGGACGCCAGGATCTGCAGGAAGGCTGCGCGCTCACATACGGCCAGAGCATCACCGACGCGTGCATCGGCTGGGACGAAAGCATCGGCGTACTCGACGGACTCGCCGAGGCCGTCAGACAACGTCGTATTGCACGAGGCAGCGGCAACTGA
- a CDS encoding YggS family pyridoxal phosphate-dependent enzyme, translating into MPDLIHNLDAVRQRIAVAAQVAGRDPRSVALLAVSKTFPAEDVRAAHAAGQRAFGENYVQEALTKLDALADLRDTIEWHFIGPLQSNKTRPVAERFDWVHSIDRLKIAQRLAEQRPDGLPPLNVCVQVNVSGEASKSGVPPGEAADIAHAIAALPKLRLRGLMAIPEPVGSIEQQRVPHRALRELFDRLRADGLELDTLSMGMSGDLEAAVLEGATMVRIGTAIFGARDYSH; encoded by the coding sequence ATGCCCGACCTGATCCACAATCTCGACGCGGTGCGCCAGCGCATCGCGGTCGCCGCGCAAGTCGCGGGCCGCGACCCGCGCTCGGTCGCGTTGCTCGCGGTATCGAAGACGTTTCCGGCCGAAGATGTCCGCGCCGCGCATGCCGCGGGGCAGCGCGCGTTCGGCGAAAACTACGTGCAGGAAGCGCTGACGAAGCTCGACGCACTCGCCGATCTGCGCGACACGATCGAGTGGCATTTCATCGGACCGCTGCAATCGAACAAGACGCGACCCGTCGCCGAGCGTTTCGACTGGGTTCATTCGATCGATCGTCTGAAGATCGCGCAACGGCTCGCTGAACAGCGGCCGGACGGCTTGCCGCCGCTCAACGTCTGCGTGCAGGTCAACGTGAGCGGCGAAGCGTCGAAATCCGGTGTGCCGCCCGGCGAAGCAGCCGACATCGCGCATGCGATCGCAGCGCTGCCGAAGCTGCGCCTGCGCGGCCTGATGGCCATTCCGGAACCCGTCGGCAGCATCGAACAGCAACGCGTGCCGCACCGCGCGCTGCGCGAACTGTTCGACAGGCTGCGCGCCGACGGGCTCGAACTCGATACCTTGTCGATGGGCATGTCGGGCGACCTCGAAGCAGCCGTACTCGAAGGCGCGACGATGGTGCGCATCGGCACGGCGATCTTCGGCGCGCGCGACTACTCCCACTAA
- the glcF gene encoding glycolate oxidase subunit GlcF, protein MQTNLADFIRNTPDGTEADAILRKCVHCGFCTATCPTYQLLGDELDGPRGRIYLIKQMVEGTPVTRSTQTHLDRCLTCRNCESTCPSGVQYGRLVEIGRKLTEEKVSRPLGQRVLRRMLASFVPNEALFTPAMRLGQHVRPLLPKKLRDKVPARQRQLEWPASKHARRMLMLAGCVQPSMMPNVNTATARVLDALGIETIVAPDAGCCGAIRLHLGYNDEALDDMRANIDAWWPYVEAGVEAIVMNASGCGATIKEYAHLLRDDPAYAEKARRIVELTRDIAEILPEFEEPLAALARPRAVHTVAFHPPCTLQHGQQIRGKVEHLLGELGIDVRLPADSHLCCGSAGTYSLTQPALSYALRNQKLERLHAQEPQIIVSANVGCIAHLQSGTSTPVVHWIELVEHMLAG, encoded by the coding sequence ATGCAAACGAACCTCGCGGACTTCATTCGCAATACGCCCGACGGAACGGAAGCCGACGCGATCCTGCGCAAATGCGTGCACTGCGGTTTCTGCACGGCGACGTGCCCGACCTACCAGTTGCTCGGCGACGAACTCGACGGCCCGCGCGGGCGCATCTATCTGATCAAGCAGATGGTCGAAGGCACGCCTGTCACGCGCAGCACGCAGACGCACCTCGATCGCTGTCTCACATGCCGCAACTGCGAATCGACTTGCCCGTCGGGCGTGCAATACGGCCGGCTCGTCGAGATCGGCCGCAAGCTGACCGAAGAGAAAGTGTCGCGGCCGCTCGGCCAGCGCGTGCTGCGCCGCATGCTGGCGAGCTTCGTGCCGAACGAAGCGCTGTTCACCCCCGCGATGCGCCTCGGCCAGCACGTACGTCCGCTACTGCCGAAGAAGCTGCGCGACAAGGTGCCGGCGCGCCAGCGCCAGCTCGAATGGCCCGCGTCGAAGCATGCGCGCAGGATGCTGATGCTCGCGGGCTGCGTGCAGCCTTCGATGATGCCGAACGTGAATACGGCCACCGCGCGTGTGCTCGACGCGCTCGGCATCGAGACGATCGTCGCGCCGGACGCCGGCTGCTGCGGCGCGATCCGCCTGCACCTCGGCTACAACGACGAAGCGCTCGACGACATGCGCGCAAACATCGATGCATGGTGGCCGTATGTCGAAGCAGGTGTCGAAGCGATCGTGATGAACGCGTCGGGGTGCGGTGCGACGATCAAGGAATACGCGCATCTGTTGCGCGACGACCCGGCGTATGCGGAGAAGGCGCGCCGCATCGTCGAACTGACCCGCGACATCGCGGAAATCCTGCCCGAGTTCGAGGAGCCGCTGGCGGCCCTCGCGCGTCCGCGCGCGGTGCACACGGTGGCGTTTCATCCGCCGTGCACGTTGCAGCATGGGCAGCAGATCCGCGGCAAGGTCGAGCACCTGCTCGGCGAGCTCGGCATCGACGTGCGGCTGCCCGCCGATAGTCACCTGTGCTGCGGCTCGGCCGGCACCTATTCGCTGACGCAGCCGGCGCTGTCGTACGCGCTGCGCAACCAGAAGCTCGAGCGCCTGCACGCGCAGGAGCCACAGATCATCGTATCGGCAAACGTCGGCTGCATTGCGCATCTGCAAAGCGGAACGTCGACGCCGGTGGTCCACTGGATCGAACTCGTCGAGCACATGCTGGCGGGGTGA
- a CDS encoding helix-turn-helix domain-containing protein, whose protein sequence is MTIDTRIRHVTKPGANLFLELGFSAAEAKRLHAASQKQINDTRVLKEQLMTELSSWIEQHHLKQAEAAEILMVSRPRVSDVVNKKTSKFTIDTLVEMLSRIGKPVTLAVG, encoded by the coding sequence ATGACCATCGATACCAGAATCCGTCACGTTACGAAGCCCGGTGCGAACCTGTTCCTCGAACTCGGTTTCTCCGCGGCGGAAGCGAAGCGCCTGCACGCTGCTTCGCAGAAACAGATCAATGACACGCGCGTGCTGAAGGAACAACTCATGACCGAACTCTCGAGCTGGATCGAACAGCATCATCTGAAACAGGCGGAAGCGGCTGAAATCCTGATGGTGTCGCGGCCGCGTGTGTCCGACGTCGTGAACAAGAAGACGTCGAAGTTCACCATCGATACGCTGGTCGAAATGCTGAGCCGCATCGGCAAGCCGGTGACGCTGGCTGTCGGCTAG
- a CDS encoding carbon-nitrogen hydrolase family protein gives MSDQHAQSPGSQTSSSQPAAPYRVAALQMVSTPDRDRNLADAEKLIAQAAAAGAQLVLLPEYFCFMGFKDTDKLAVREPYGDGPIQRFLSDAARRHDVWIIGGTLPLTAPEPSRVLNTTLVFDPAGREVARYDKIHLFNFEKGDESFDEARTIRPGETVRSFDAPFGRVGLSVCYDLRFPELYRRLGDCAMIVVPSAFTYTTGRAHWETLLRARAVENQCYVLAAAQGGKHENGRRTWGHSMLIDPWGEILDVLDEGAGVVAGTVERARIDEVRQSLPAYRHRVLG, from the coding sequence ATGAGCGATCAACACGCGCAATCCCCTGGCAGCCAGACCTCGTCCTCACAGCCGGCCGCCCCCTACCGCGTCGCGGCGCTGCAGATGGTCAGCACGCCCGATCGCGATCGCAACCTCGCCGACGCGGAAAAGCTCATCGCACAGGCCGCCGCCGCAGGCGCGCAACTCGTGCTGCTGCCCGAGTACTTCTGCTTCATGGGCTTCAAGGACACCGACAAGCTCGCCGTGCGCGAGCCGTACGGCGACGGTCCGATCCAGCGCTTTCTGTCCGATGCGGCACGCAGGCACGATGTGTGGATCATCGGCGGCACGCTGCCGCTGACTGCGCCGGAACCGTCGCGCGTGCTGAACACGACGCTCGTATTCGACCCCGCCGGCCGCGAAGTCGCGCGCTACGACAAGATCCACCTGTTCAACTTCGAAAAAGGTGACGAATCATTCGACGAAGCGCGCACGATCCGCCCCGGCGAAACCGTGCGCAGCTTCGACGCGCCGTTCGGGCGGGTCGGCCTGTCGGTCTGTTACGATTTGCGCTTTCCGGAGCTGTACCGGCGCCTCGGCGACTGCGCGATGATCGTCGTGCCGTCCGCGTTTACGTATACGACCGGCCGCGCCCACTGGGAAACGCTGCTGCGTGCGCGCGCCGTCGAGAACCAGTGCTACGTGCTCGCTGCGGCGCAAGGCGGCAAGCACGAAAATGGCCGCCGCACATGGGGACATAGCATGCTGATCGACCCTTGGGGCGAAATCCTCGACGTGCTCGACGAAGGCGCGGGCGTCGTCGCCGGCACAGTCGAACGGGCCCGCATCGACGAAGTGCGGCAAAGCCTGCCGGCATACCGGCATCGCGTGCTCGGCTAG
- a CDS encoding FAD-linked oxidase C-terminal domain-containing protein has product MNAPAELSAEVLAQRQREVVQALMAVLPTHCLLYREEDTVAYECDGLAAYRRLPLAVVLPETESQVQRIVQICHRLDVPIVPRGAGTSLSGGAMPIRHGVVVSLARFRKIVEVDPYARTATVQPGVRNLSISEAAAPYGLYYAPDPSSQIACTIGGNVAENSGGVHCLKYGLTVHNVMRVRAIAMEGEVVEFGSLSPDAPGLDLLAVVVGSEGMFAIVTEVTVRLIPKPQTAQVIMASFDNVVKGGDAVAGIIAAGIIPAGLEMMDKPATRAVEEFVRAGYDLDAAAILLCESDGTPEEVSEEIVRMTAVLREHGATRIQISRSESERLRFWSGRKNAFPAAGRISPDYYCMDGTVPRRSIGPLLARIEAMEQKYNLRCINVFHAGDGNMHPLILFNGNDLDEWHRAEAFGSDILESCVELGGTVTGEHGVGIEKINSMCVQFSAEERDAFHAVKRAFDPPGLLNPDKGIPTRARCAEYGKMHIRAGLLPHPELPRF; this is encoded by the coding sequence ATGAACGCGCCCGCCGAACTGTCAGCCGAAGTGCTCGCGCAACGGCAACGCGAAGTCGTGCAGGCCTTGATGGCCGTGCTGCCGACTCACTGTCTGCTGTACCGCGAAGAAGATACGGTCGCTTACGAATGCGATGGCCTCGCCGCGTACCGGCGTCTGCCGCTCGCCGTCGTGCTGCCCGAGACCGAATCGCAAGTGCAGCGCATCGTGCAGATCTGCCATCGGCTCGATGTGCCGATCGTGCCGCGCGGCGCGGGTACGAGCCTGTCGGGCGGGGCGATGCCGATCCGGCACGGCGTGGTCGTATCGCTCGCGCGCTTTCGCAAGATCGTCGAAGTCGACCCGTATGCGCGCACCGCAACGGTACAACCGGGCGTGCGCAACCTGTCGATCTCCGAAGCCGCCGCACCTTACGGGCTCTACTACGCACCGGACCCATCGTCGCAGATCGCCTGCACGATCGGCGGTAATGTCGCTGAAAACTCGGGCGGCGTTCATTGCCTGAAATATGGCCTGACCGTGCACAACGTCATGCGCGTGCGCGCGATCGCGATGGAAGGAGAAGTCGTCGAGTTCGGCTCGCTAAGCCCCGATGCTCCGGGCCTCGATCTGCTCGCGGTAGTCGTCGGCAGCGAAGGCATGTTCGCGATTGTCACCGAGGTCACGGTCCGTCTGATTCCGAAGCCGCAGACCGCGCAGGTGATCATGGCGAGTTTCGATAACGTCGTGAAAGGCGGAGACGCGGTCGCCGGCATCATCGCCGCAGGCATCATTCCAGCGGGCCTCGAAATGATGGACAAGCCGGCCACGCGCGCGGTCGAAGAGTTCGTCCGCGCGGGCTACGACCTCGACGCAGCGGCGATTCTGCTTTGCGAATCCGACGGCACGCCCGAAGAAGTCAGCGAAGAAATCGTCAGGATGACCGCGGTGCTGCGCGAGCACGGCGCCACGCGCATCCAGATCTCGCGCTCGGAAAGCGAGCGCCTGCGCTTCTGGTCCGGCCGCAAGAACGCATTTCCGGCAGCGGGCCGCATCTCGCCCGACTACTACTGCATGGACGGCACGGTGCCGCGCCGCAGCATCGGTCCTCTGCTCGCCCGCATCGAAGCAATGGAACAGAAGTACAACCTGCGCTGCATCAACGTGTTCCATGCGGGCGACGGCAATATGCATCCGCTGATTCTTTTCAACGGCAACGACCTCGACGAGTGGCATCGCGCCGAAGCATTCGGTTCGGATATTCTCGAGAGTTGCGTCGAACTGGGCGGCACCGTCACGGGCGAGCACGGCGTGGGCATCGAGAAAATCAATTCGATGTGCGTGCAGTTTTCGGCCGAGGAACGCGATGCATTCCATGCGGTCAAGCGTGCGTTCGATCCACCCGGCCTGCTGAACCCCGACAAGGGCATCCCGACCCGCGCGCGCTGTGCCGAGTACGGCAAAATGCATATTCGCGCGGGCCTGCTGCCGCATCCGGAACTGCCGCGCTTCTAG
- a CDS encoding cob(I)yrinic acid a,c-diamide adenosyltransferase, which yields MGNRLSKIATRTGDDGTTGLGDGRRVRKDDARIVAIGEVDELNSHVGVLLCESLPDDVSAALTAIQHDLFDLGGELSVPGHSMIADAHLRRLDMWLADYNATLPPLKEFILPAGSRAASQAHVCRTVCRRAERAIVALGTMEGVSTALRGYVNRLSDLLFVLARVLNGVDGGSDVLWQHERAAKR from the coding sequence ATGGGTAACCGCCTGAGCAAGATTGCAACGCGCACCGGCGACGACGGCACGACCGGCCTTGGCGACGGTCGCCGCGTGCGCAAGGACGACGCGCGCATCGTGGCCATCGGTGAAGTCGACGAACTGAACTCCCATGTTGGCGTGCTGCTGTGCGAAAGCTTGCCCGACGACGTGAGCGCCGCGCTGACAGCGATCCAGCACGATCTGTTCGATCTCGGCGGCGAACTGAGCGTGCCCGGTCACTCGATGATTGCCGACGCGCATCTGCGCCGGCTGGACATGTGGCTTGCCGATTACAACGCGACGCTGCCGCCGCTGAAGGAGTTCATTCTGCCTGCAGGTTCGCGGGCCGCTTCTCAGGCGCACGTTTGTCGAACCGTGTGCCGCCGCGCGGAGCGCGCGATCGTTGCGCTCGGCACGATGGAGGGCGTGAGTACCGCGCTGCGCGGTTACGTCAACCGCTTGTCGGACCTGTTATTTGTGCTTGCGCGCGTGCTCAACGGAGTGGATGGTGGCAGCGATGTGCTATGGCAGCATGAGCGCGCCGCGAAGCGTTAG
- the glcE gene encoding glycolate oxidase subunit GlcE — MEEDDIVAEWSERIRSATAERRPVRVRGGGTKDWYGQSLQGEVLDTRAHRGIIAYDPAELVITARAGTPLAEIEATLAEHDQMLAFEPPHFGPQATLGGCIAAGIAGPRRQSAGAPRDFVLGAVVMNGHGQVLHFGGQVVKNVAGYDVSRLMAGSLGTLALILELSVKVLPRPKAEITLKFDMNGTDAVRKLNEWGGRPLPVSASAWRNGTLVLRLGGAEAAVKSARSSLGGEVVDAVEAERFWSGLREQTDPFFAAIAPKAALWRLALPTITEPLQLPGAQMMEWGGAQRWWITDADAQTVRISAKQAGGHATIFRTGHGYDRSAGVFTPLPAPLMKIHRGLKAAFDPARIFNRGRLYPDF; from the coding sequence ATGGAAGAGGACGACATCGTCGCCGAATGGTCCGAACGAATCCGTTCAGCCACCGCCGAACGACGCCCAGTGCGAGTTCGCGGCGGCGGCACGAAAGACTGGTATGGCCAGTCGCTACAGGGAGAGGTCCTCGATACGCGTGCCCATCGCGGCATCATCGCGTACGATCCCGCGGAGCTGGTGATCACAGCGCGCGCAGGCACTCCGCTTGCGGAAATCGAAGCGACGCTCGCCGAGCACGACCAGATGCTCGCCTTCGAACCGCCGCATTTCGGCCCGCAAGCGACGCTCGGCGGCTGCATCGCCGCCGGTATCGCGGGCCCGCGCCGTCAATCGGCCGGGGCGCCGCGCGACTTCGTGCTCGGGGCGGTCGTGATGAATGGCCATGGCCAGGTGCTGCACTTCGGCGGACAGGTGGTCAAGAACGTCGCCGGCTACGATGTCTCGCGGCTCATGGCGGGCTCGCTCGGCACGCTCGCATTGATTCTGGAACTGTCGGTCAAGGTATTGCCGCGCCCGAAGGCGGAAATCACGCTGAAATTCGATATGAACGGTACCGACGCGGTCCGCAAGCTCAACGAATGGGGCGGCCGGCCACTGCCTGTCAGCGCGAGCGCGTGGCGCAACGGCACCCTCGTGCTGCGTCTGGGCGGCGCGGAAGCGGCGGTGAAGTCGGCGCGCTCGTCGCTTGGCGGCGAAGTCGTCGACGCGGTCGAAGCGGAACGCTTCTGGTCCGGCTTGCGTGAACAGACTGACCCGTTCTTTGCGGCGATCGCGCCAAAGGCTGCGCTGTGGCGGCTCGCACTGCCGACCATCACCGAGCCGCTTCAACTGCCCGGCGCGCAGATGATGGAATGGGGCGGCGCACAGCGCTGGTGGATCACCGACGCCGACGCGCAAACGGTGCGCATCAGCGCCAAGCAGGCCGGCGGTCACGCAACGATTTTCCGCACCGGCCACGGCTACGATCGCAGCGCGGGCGTGTTCACGCCGCTGCCCGCCCCGTTGATGAAGATTCACCGCGGTCTGAAGGCCGCTTTCGATCCGGCTCGCATCTTCAATCGCGGCCGGCTGTACCCCGACTTCTGA